The segment agaggTGCATACACTCCTGGATTGCGCTTTGGGATGGCTCCAAGCAAGGCTGGAAAgctccagggcaggagggaaaggaagccagcccagggctggcacctaccatcagcccaggcagggatgggcttCCGAGGGTTGCTCTCATCATCTGTGGAGTCGTCACTGTTCAGATCCAGCCCGTAGCTGTTCTCATTGGCTGGGGGTGATGCTGGTTCTGGAGCACCCTTCAGGGAGCCGAGGCAGGATGTGGAGAGGGATTTCTGAAACCACGCAGAGAGCAGTGATGAGCAAGGGGAGCAGCACTTCCATGGCTGGGATGGCCACCAGAGCCCCAAAGTGCCCAAATCCTGAACCAACACAGAACTGTCACTGGGCTCCATGCTTTGACACCTGCTCTTAACACTCCCTCCCCGCctgttttctgtggaaaaacGTGGGAAAGGCACACTCTGCATGTCCCAGCACTCAACTCTGCACCTAAACCCTTTGGTTTTCCCTTGCTGTAGCTCTGACACAGCCATGACGGAGCCCAGAGCAGATTCCCGGCAGAGACAGCGCTGCAGCCCAGTTCCGAGCAGCCtttcctgctctctgcccaTGCAAGGCTCCGCATCTGCGGCTGGCACAAGCCTGGCTGCCCAGGGCCGCTCCCAAAGGGACGTCGCCTCAGGACCTGCTGCCCTCCCGTGGCCGCTTCCAGCATCTTTTCCGCCTCCAACCACTTGGTTTTCCATCGGGCTCCCTGTGCCGAGCGCTGCGGTGGCTCCGAGCCGCGGGGGCCAAGTAGCCACAGCAGGCGGGGGCCACccgagggctgtgctgggttgtGCTGGGGTCAGGGCTCACCTTGACTTTGTTCGGCCGtgtcccaggggctgctggtggAATGGGTTTTTTCTCCTCCCTCGGCTGCTGCTGACCGTCAGCCTCCTGCAAGACACGGGAATGAAGTCATTCCTCACTCACACAGAACAGATctgacacagagctgtgttCTTGGCAGCTCCGGCAacatccagccctcagcaccCCCGTGGCTTCTTCTGCACAAATAACCCCAAATCCAAGACTGCCAGATAAAGCCACTCCTGTCTCTGCTCAGGTCCCGCCTGGCTCTTTGGAGCCCACACTCACCCTCTCTGCTTGAAGCCAGATATTAAGAGCTGGGAAAAAGGATTCTGGTGGCTCGTATCTTTTCTCCAGCCCAGGCCCGAGAGGCAGCTCTTTGGGACTTTGTTTCCCctaataaagaggaaaaaaaaaaaaaaaaaaaagctgctgaagTTCCTTTTTGACCCAAACCATTTCTCCTAGAGTttcccctcctgtgctgctcagccATTTTCTCCTGCCTGGAAAAGCTTTGCCATACTCAttctggccctgctgctggcagcacaggaaGGATTCAGAccttaaattaaatttatacaGCACAAAAGAATCCAAGTGCCAGGGAATGAGGGAAGGAGTGCAGCAGGAGCCcacacaggaggaagaattGATCCTGAAGAGGAAGAACCATTTGGGGCATTGATTTTTCACTAATGAAGCAATGAATTTAGGAGTAGAGAGTGAAAGCAAATGTTAGTGTGATATTTCAAGACCAACAACCCTGACTTAGAGCCCCGGTGTTCTTTGTGTGAGTGCAAATGAAGTGACACAGAGCCATGTGGCACCTGAGGTTTGGGGGGGGTCACATCCTTAGGGCACAATGAGGAAATGTGGCAGTAAAACATTAATAAATCTCTAATTTCCACATTGGTTTCAGGATCAGTGAATGCTCTTTGAGGTGTTCTTCCAAGTGCCATTTCATGATTGTCACCATACCAGGACAGGGCTGAGGCTCACCTGTGAGCCAGGGAACCCCCAGCCCTTGGCTTGCTCCTGCACAGCACCTCTGTACAATAACCATCATCAGCTTTATTGCATGTGATCCTCTAAACAACATCCCAGCAACACAGCACTTGGAAAACACCTGATcctgagcccaggctgtgtgCTGTATGTAGAGAGGCTGCTCCCAGAACACTCCAACCCCACCTTGGTGGCCTTGCCAGCCAatgctgctggctcctgctgtgCTTGGGGGGGTTTCTCCTTCCCTCGCTGCTTGGGATACctgggagaaaagaaagaatttagAGAGGGAAGCATGTCTATCTGTCCCTCCCCTCtcacagcctcctgctcctgccccccaACCTCCAGGCAGCCACAGAGCCCAGGTGCAGCATCACATTTACATCCACTGCTTCCCCAAGGCCGTGGCAAATTCCCTCCTTCAGGACAGGCACCGGCTCGCACCTCTCCTTCGCTTGTCCCAGCTGTTTCTGCTCCAGAAGGTTCTTCAGTTCCAAAACtgttttccctctttccttcACTTCATCCTCTCTTCTTTTCTGCAGTGGTTCTTGCTGCTCATTTTCCTCCTGAAGAAACAAGATGAAAACCCTGCaaggctccagcagctggaatgtTTTTCCCTTGTGCCCCAACCCAACATCAGCTGCCTGGACAGAGATCTGGCAGcccacaccccaaaatccctgcagAAGCAGGCAGTGACCTGTCCCTATCCCACCAGCCACACCAATACAGCaggtccctgctgtccctgtccttttCCATGTGCAGGAGGGTCCTGAGTTGTTCTTACCCCTCTCAGGGATTTCTGCTTCCGTGCCTCAGCTTCCCCGTGTTTCTTGGACCCTTTCCTCTTGCTCCGCTCCTCTGCCACCTTCTCTTCCCTCACCTGTGAGATGTGCAATGGGGAAAGCCACACCTGTCAGCTCCACTGCTCCAAGGACACACTTCACAGCCTTGGAGGGAGGTCTGGAGCTTGGGATACCCCAGATCCTAAGGAGACTGAGGACCCAGCAGTGGGTGTGCATTTGTCCACTTAGGGTTTGGGAAGGGTTGAAAGGAACATGACTCCTTGTTTTCCAAAGCTGACCTTTCCAAAGGTCCCTTCAGTCCAGCCCAAAATGAGCAGCCAGGCCTCACCCAGAGGCTGCTCAGGCTCTGGGTCCTCAGggcacagctccctcagcccttcACAGCCAtaacagagcagcagcactggcagcctgCCCTCCCAAAGAAGGCCAGGTCAGGCTCTGAAACCCAAACCTGACCCAAATGCACCCCCTATTGAGTCACACACTCCAGGCCAAGCACAAGGTGTGGCTGtcacctgcagggctgtgcccagggcaggcaggggctgccacATTCCCTGAACACAGAGCAGCATGAACAGGGCCTGTCCCAACAAGAATGCgcagagggatggagaacaAAAGCCTCCCTTTGTCAGAAGGAATTCTGGCATGCATGGAGCTtgccctgctcacagctcctggtctcacagctgctggagaggccCAAAGCCCACTCAGCCTTCTCACCTTCTCATCACTCTGCAGGATCTTCTGCTCCACccgctttttcttcttttcctccatCTGTTCTGCACGCTCTCGAGCCTGCAGGGCCTTCCTCAGGcgctcttccctcttcctggGCAGCGTGGGCAAGAGGGGCCCgtcagccctgcctgctcccaaaGTGCTCATTCCAGGTGGGAAGCACAAGACAAGTCTGTGCTGACCAAGGAAAGAGCAGGGGGAAAGGAGCCCAACTCACTGCTTCATTTCTGCCTGACGCTgtctcttctcctcctccactttcttcttcctctgtTCCTCAGCCTCCTGCTTCTTCCGGAGGTTCTCCAGCCTCTGCCTCTCCTTCTCCTGAAGGGAGAAGAGCTCAGACTGTACcaggtgctgggggctgtgacTCCCCTCAGGCAGCCTGGTACACACAGTCACTGTTGGAGTCATTCATCTGGACACCGGGATGGGGAGAAAATGCATATTTGGCAACAGGGATTATCCAGTGCAAGcagtacagaagaaaaaatctcAGTCCTTCAGCTGCAGAGAATAGCTTTAGAAAAAAACAGCACACCCCTGCTGTAGGTGACCACCTGTCCCAGGAGCCAGGAAAATGGTGCAGAGGAAGCAGAGTGCAGCCTGGCTCAGAGGCCAgaagctcccagcagtgcccaatCCCAGCAGAACACACCTGCACAGAGATCCTGTCACCTCACCGCTGGTGTAGCCACAGGGCTGATGGACATCGGCACGAGGGGAGAGTGTGGTCAGCATGTCAGCCCCACAGATAAGGTGTCATACTTACAACAAAGTCTCCCTGCAGAGAAAGGGCATAAGAAACACAATTAAAGGTTTGGCAGTAACACCAGAATTCCCCTTCCCAGCACATGCAGCCCGTTCTCCTCCCACCCCTCAGACATGACGCACCTTCAGGTGGGACCGGGTGGGAGTGTTACGCTTGATGAAGTCCTTGATGCCACCCCCTTGTCCCTGCAGGAAGTTCTTCAGTGGCCTGACAGCctgaggggagagagggagggagatcAGGGcctgcctgggacagggggcacagggctgtggcACCACTCACCTTGCTGGCCGGAGAGGGGGTTGACGGAGCCTGGTTTGCCAAGGACTTGTGCTTCTCATCCAAAGGGGAAAGGACCTTGCCCCCCGTCTGCTGCCCGTGCCACAGGACACCCAGGGCTTGCTTGCAGCCTTTCATCCTGGTGGCATCAGCAAGAGGGACATGAAGTGGCTGTCACACTCTCCAGAGGGATTTACTGGCTATTACGTCTTtctcccaaaacctccccagcaACACACAGTGAGGAGACACATCAGGTATTCCAGGAGTCAGGTCATGTATTCCAGACACTCACACAGACAAAAATAACCAGGTCAGTCACTTGCACCCCAAGAGCCCTTGAAGTCACCTCCCAGCTCTGAGCGAACTGTGCTAGGGCACCTCTGCTGGCTTGTGCAGGACCTCAGGTGCTCCTCCCCAGTCCCAGACCCAAAGAAGGCTCCAAAAGCCACAAGGGACTTCCAAGACACAGGATCTGGCCAAAGAAGATTTCAGAGCTACTGGAATTTGGGAGAGGAAGGCAGGGAAAGAACCCCCCTCACACCTTTTTTAGCACAAACAACTTAAAATGCTAAACCCAAGTCCTTCCAGACCCCTGGCTCATCCCTGCTCCTTGCAGGGTCTCCTACCAGATGCGGGAGGAGCTCTCCAGGGGCTTGGCACAGTGGGGTTGTTCCTGGCTCTTCTGGGGCTCACTGCTGGGATTTGCATGGCTTCCTGTGGAGAAACCTGCAGTCAGTGCCATGTGTGAGGCATCCAACTCCCTGCAGGGACTCCTTCCTccattccagctccagctgcttgTCACATCCTCCAGATCGCAGGgaacaaaaaatccccccaactCCTTCTTCTtgctcagaggcacagaaaataATCAGGACCTCTAAATCTTCACATAATGCAACCCCAGAGGGAAAGAACATGACACTCTGCAAGACTCCAGCTCCAGGAGTTCCTTCCCAAATGTCCCCACTCACTCATTGTACCGACTGAAGCTGGACAGGGCAGTGTTTGTCTCACATCTTGGACACATTCACATGTCCTTGCCCACCTAACTGATGTCTCACCTCCTCAGGAGGTCCAAACTTGACCTGGAAAACCTCCTTGACTGGTCAGAAGTGGTTCAGTTTCAACACAAACCCCTtatttcccaggaatgctccCTCTGACCCCGAGGTCTGTGTGTTCTCAGGGTTTCATGCAAGGAAAGCAAGACCACCTGGAAGTTACCTGCAGcattccctgcctgctcctccagAGGGGACaggtgctgtgcaggagggCTGGCAGCTCGGGGACTTGTGCTTGGAACAAGGACAtctccaggagcctgcagggaaAGGGGACAAGCATTCCCTTagcacagctgctccaaagAACGAGGCtaccagggagctgctgccctggaaaAGCCAGCTGCTTGCTCAGGTGGGGTCTGCTTCCCTCCCagtgagggctgtgctggctggttTTGGGACACTGGCCACATCCCTGCATCCAGTGACAGCCTCAGCAAAGGTGCTGACTCAGCAAGAGGGCATCCACACAGTCTGGGGTTATTCCTTGGAACTCACCTTCTCCCTCGGGGAATTTGGCTCCAGCTCAGGCCTGTGAAGGAAAAGgtgttttaataatttaaattctcTCTGAAGGCGAGTTACAGGTGATGGAAGCAGCACATGGGACTCCAAGGAAGGTGCAGGTTCCTAAGCACATCCAGAGGCTGTTCCAGCCAGGCACATCAAGGCTGGGCTGTAAATTCCTCTGAGGGACTGTCCCACTGTGCTGCTGAATGCCCCATAACCACCTTGGGCCCCAGtagcaggaaagaaggggactcTGACAACCCTGGGCTGTCCCTTCCCCAGAGCAGACCTGACTGGCCACCAGCATTGCCAGGCTAGTGGCAGCCAGGAATTCCAGGAACCCCAGGACACACCACCAGCCACCCCAGTGAAGGACTTAGTCTCACTGTGCCTGAACAGCACAACCTGAAATCTCATCCAGCCCCAGTGACAGCAACACCTGAGCCGTCCCTGACAAAATCTGTGACAGAAAAGCCACCCCAGAGTGTCCTCACAGGGAATGCTGGGATCCCTTCCCACCTGCCTTAGATGGCACCCTCACCTTGTGCTGCTGGTCACATCTTCTTCCACAAAGGCCTCCAAGGAGCTCTGACCTGGAGAGGAAAGCCCAAGTGGAGCTGGGAATTTCGCTCCCAAGCTCCCAACAGCCACAGGGTGCACATGGAAGAGCTCAGGCTTCCTCCCAGGAACATGGAGTGCTCTGCTTTCCCCACCAGCACCACACCTCCCTCAAGTGCCACTGAATCTGGAGTGGGCTGGGGAGGCAGAGCACtgaggcagagctctgctgcctgcagcctgctccagctgcctgtgtcacagccagcattcccaggccattggctgcagctcctgcctccctgcaCGCTCTGGTGCAGGGATCCAGGGGGTTTGGGCTGGTTCCAGGCTCATTCCACCCCCCCATCACACCCCTTCTCTGCAAGTGTTATAACAAATGCCTGGATACAGCGTGACTCAAGGCTGACAAAGCTGAATTCCAGAGGCCTCCATGCTCCACCACAGCCCATTTGCCTGCAGCAGCAATGGCTTTGGAAAGCCCAAACAGCCAGACCCtgtcaggagcagcaggaatagCTGATACAAGGGATTTGGAGCTAACGGGAATAGCCTGGGCTCCATGACCCCTGCTCCTCTGGTGACACAGCTAGTTTGAGTCTCTTCTATCCTTGCCCAAAAAGCATTTGAGCTCCTCTGCCCATTGCAGCCTAACTTCAGGGCTGCACTTTCAGCCTTATTGATTTTTTGGAGGGCTGGCAGATGCCATAAATTAAAGCCCTTCCCCGGGGAATGCAGCAGTCTCTCCCGATCCAGAGGCCCACGTGGCTGGAACCAGCCTGGCCACGCTCTCCCTTCCACAATTGTGCTTTTTACCCAATCCCAACCTGcctcccagcctccccctgCTGCCTTGAagctgcaccccaggagcccACAAGGACAAGGAGACTTGGGGGAGCTGGAGGCAGGGATGAGCCACTCCACACCGCTCTATTCCCACATGGAAGCAGTGCAGGGACTCACAGCTCACTCTGCTGGAGGCCGAGGAGGATTCTCgtgctgctgccttcctggcccTGCTGATGGATCTCCGGATCATGTTCTCCctcctgctggccagggagcaCTTTTCTGCCAGGGAAGCCCTATGGCTCTTGCGGGGGGCGCCCAGCCCGCTCCGGCGGCGCGTCCTGGATTTCTGTGCTGCGCTTTTACTGGGGGAGTCCTGGAAGAGCAGGGCCTCGAGGCCTCGAGGAGATGCATCTCCTTGgagtgcagcagggtcaccatTCTGAGCAGCCTTGGGAGTGGAGGTGCTGGCTCTCCTGGGGTCCTGCTCCCCATCCCTTCCTGGCTGTTcagccaggagcacagggacCTCCTGGAGCTCATCTGCTGCATCCAcctcaggcagctgctccccCAAAACTGCTGGAAGGGCTGCAtcacccccagcagcaccctggggacactcctGGCACTCCAGATGTGATTCCTCAGGCTGCCTCCCGGGCAGAGCGGGGCGCTGGGGTGCGATGGCAGCCTGAGATCCCGGAGCACAGCTGGACACAGACACATCCTGCccctcacagccagggctcgggggctgctcctgcctcaggcactgctgggagctcagGCTGGAAGACTGCAGCTTGACACCACTCCTCCTTCTGGATAACCTTAAGGGAAAAGAATTTTGAAGGGAACGATGAAGGAGTTGTTTGCTCCCAGATAAGttgcagagggaaaagcagaaggGGTAAAAGtgaagctgctgctccctctccaCTCCACCATTGCCTCTCACAGCCCATCCTGTCCCTGGGGAGAGGCACACGgacacagcccagctgggagctCACACACAAGGGCTGTGCCACACAGGCAGAGCGAGGTGTGCAGAAATGGCAGAGGGAAGGGTGTATTCAGCCCTGCATCAAGAGCTGGGTTTAaaccctgccctgggagcagcacgTGGCAGAGAACAGCACCTACAGAGGGACACGCAACGTGTCCCCTTCCTGCTGACAGGCCTGGCTGcatcagcagctcttcccaaaCCAAGTTTAAATGAGGGGAAACACCAGCAGGAGTTggctgggctgctcccctggagaagggatgacctgagcacccagagcagggcccagagctctccctgctcccatccgcagtgctgcttttcctgctctccctgcacacACTCAAACCTCCCACGCTCCCGCtattcctgctgctctccccactCTCCATGTCTGCTTCCTGACAGTCTCCCACCTCTAACTCTTCCTCCTGTGGGCTTCTCACCACAGTTAGCACGATTCCAGTGCCCTAAAACACCAATGGATCAGGCTTGGGCAGCTTTAAAAGTGGCGTGGGCTCTCAGCAAATCACTTGGATTTTCCACTTCAGTCCCTCCACAAACCCTTGGAGTCTCCCTGCCTGCCAACTCAGACATGGTGCTGGGAACACATCCCTTTCCCAAGTTTTCCAGGCACTGATACAGAGGCTTGGGGAGTGAACACCAAGAGCAGCAACCTCAGGCCAAAACACAAACCCAGTGAGACAAAACCCAAAAGTAATCAGACAAGAAAATAAAGTGTTTATTATTCTTTAACTaccaccaggaaaaaaaaaagtgaaggaaaGCAGCCAACTTTATTCCAAACTCTCGCCAGAATCAAACAGTGAGCAACCCCAATGTGCCCCTGTGATAACTCAGGGAATGCAAGCACTGTTTTGTTTCATCCCAAcaccgtgaggcagagccagagcaagCTGACCCACCTAcctcctcctgctcagctccttgttttcctccctcATCCAGGACGACTGCCTTTTCCTGAGCTTCCTCCTCTGCGACGGCGTTTTGGGCAAGAGCATGGGCTCATCCCTGAAGCTGCTGCGAGGCAGAAGAGGCAGAGCACAGATCGCTTCCCCCAGCGCCCACATCAGCCCTCCCAAGCGCACCCACACGCTCCCCTCAGGGCAGCCCCTACCTCTTGAGCATCCTCATGCCCTGCTCCTCCACCTCCCGCAGCCAGGCCAGGTGCTTGTGCTGGGCGTCCGAGAGGAAGCGGGACAGCCTCTGCCCGCacacctccagcagctgctgggggccCTCCGCCATCGCCTCGCCTGCAACACACAGcgggagcacagggctgggggcagccgGGACACCCTCAGCGCGGGAAACAGACAAAGGCACCGGGAGAATACGCACACAGGCCGGGGCAGAGGTGTTGGGGGAATCCCTCAGAGCACCCGAGCGGAGCCGCCGCTCCTGCCGCCGCCTCGCCCGCTCACCACACCCTCACAGcaccgcccggcccggcccgccccgagGTTATGCCCGGCCTCCGCCAATCACAGCGCGCGCCTCTCAATTCCCGGAGTTTTATTGGTTAACTTGCCCGTCCGTCACTCTCAGCTATTAAAGAGAGAGGCCTGCGGCCCCGCCTCCTCAAGCCCCGCCTCCTGAGCCGAGTCCTCCAGGAGCATAGAGACGGGCGTGCAGAGCGGCGCGGAGAGCGAGCCCTTCCCTCGGCAGCCAATGGGAAGGGCGGgccgcggggggcggcgggcggtgATTGGCTGCGgcgggggggcggggccgcgtTTGAACGGCGTGCCGCGCGCGCGCGGCCGTTGGCGCTGGAGCGATGGCGGCGAaggcggccgcggcggcgctGGGGCctgcggcggccgcggcgcgcACCATGGAGCTGCCCGCAGAGGGCGACCGGCGCCTGGCCCAGTTCCTGCGGCAGGTGGACGAGACCGACATGGTGTGGCTGGATGAGATCTACGAGGAGGCCGTCAAGATGTTTGTCAGGTACGCGCAGCCCGCTCCCCGCCAGGCCCCGGCCCCTACCGGCCGCCCTTCGCGCTGACCCTGCCTTGATCTCCCCTTTCTCTCTAGCAACTACAGCGAGGAGCTCGAGCTGATGCCCAAGACGCCGTCGCAGAAGAAACGGCAGCGGAGGAAGCGGCTGTCGGCCTTACAGGAAGAGCAGGAGTCCGGCAGGAAGCGGTgaggggcggcgggagcggggatCGGGGGGCGCGGGGTGTCCTCGGggcctggagaagggagggagcCCGTGCGAGGCTGAACAGAGCTGCTGCCGAGGGTTCAGGGAAACAATGCCCTCCACGGAGCATGTCCTGGGGATGCCCTGCTTTGTCCAGGGGGAGTTCCCCTTCCTTCATCCCGCTGGTGTTAAAGGTCTGGTCTGCCCCTGCGTCTGGGGCACTCTTGGGCGAAAAACACTGGGTTTTAATTCTCACGAGAAGTGCTTTTATTGTTGCCTGGTTCTATGTCCCCGTGTCTCTGTCTATTGCCTTTTTGCTCAAAGCCCTTGCATCCCCTGATTGCTGTCTGCATTAggtgccctgtgcagctctgtctcctggGCCCATCCCGGGGGTTCTGGCTCCATGCCTGTGTGTGCACGGAGGGActcggggctgctcccagctcctgttTCCCATCTCACCCACTGTTCTGTGACCAGCCTCTCCAGGAGGAGGAACGGCAGCAGCAGACCTTCTGTGCGGTCTTCTCAGCGACTCAAGAACAAAGAGAACCTGGAACTGAGCAGGGCCGAGGCCAAGGAAGAGTCTCCGCCGCAGCGGGTGACACGATCCcgggctgcagcctctgccacAAGCTCCAGGGTGGTTCCTGAGACCCCcactgccctgcaggcagcagggaaggaccCCTGGGTGCAAGCTGACCACGCTGGTGCTGCAGGGCCTCTCCGGAGGAGCGGGGCAAAGccggcagagctgctccccacgAGCTCAGGGAATGGCTTTCCCGAGGAATATGGTGCTCTCAAATCACCACTGGTGCCCACAGCCCCCGAGCTGGCGGTGCCCTCTACTCCCGAGGCCGTGCCCGAGCCACAGACAGCGAGGGCAGCCAATGTCACCATCATCAtgagcccaggggctggacTGAAGGAGGGGGATGGCTCCCCACGGGAACACAGCGGGGCTCAGGAGCCCTCGCAGCCCCTGAGCAGCAGCCCGGGGACTCCGAccagctccaggctcagccgCCGCTCCGTGCGCCGGAGCCTGATGGGGAAAACCTCCCTGAGGCGCAGAACCTCCCTGGCAGAGAAGTACTCCCTGGCCAGCAAGAGAGAGAGCATGGTCCGGGCATCCACCGCCAGGGCAGCGGGCAAGAAGAGGGCGACTCGGAAGAGATCCgtgtcctgcagctctgtggatGGTGAGTTCGGGTGTCACGGGGGGGATTCTGCTTTCTGGTCTTCAGTGTGGGGTGGTAGCTGAGCTTCCTGGGCTAGGCAGGATGCAGTTTCTCATGGAAGTCCTCCCTGGCTTTCTGGAGCCCCCTGTGAGCATAGAAAGCCAGAATTCAGCCTTGTAAATCACCTGGGAGATCAGCCTCCGTGTCTCCATTCCAATGTAGCTTTAATCACTGCTGATTTGCTGTGAGAAGTGGTTAATCCTGGAAtgccaggatggtttgggttagaaagACCTTAAAGATTACCCAGGTCACGCCAAGCCCCATCCgacctggccttggatgcttccagagatggggcagacacagctcctcagctctgctggtcTTCCCATTTCTGTGGGGGACAGCTAGCAAAGCTAAGAAGGATTTGGGGAGCCAAAAGGGGTGATGGATTCTCCTAAAGTTCTTCCTGTTTCCTGCAAGGTGAAATTCCCAACAGTTCTCTTCTCCTTAGTAGGATCTGGCTGCTGGGTTCTAGAATTTGAGAAGGGAATTTTGAGGCTGGGCTTTGTAGATTAAAAGTCTCCCACAATTTTACAGTTGGTGGCAGAGGCAGATTTAGGCTAGGACAGTCTGATCTAAACTGCTGGAATTATTAAACAGTCTAGAGAGAGACTCTTCATCAGGAACTGGAGTGACACGATAAGGGGAAACAGGTTCAAACTGAAAAAGGGGAAGTTTAGATGGGATGTATAGAAGGAATTCCTCTGTTTGAGGGAGATGAGGTCCTGGCATGTGTTgatggagaagctgtggctgccccacccctggaagtgtccaaggccaggttggacagggcttggagcaacctgggctagtgcaAAGTGTCCCTGTTCAAGG is part of the Passer domesticus isolate bPasDom1 chromosome 6, bPasDom1.hap1, whole genome shotgun sequence genome and harbors:
- the LOC135303650 gene encoding inner centromere protein-like isoform X2, whose amino-acid sequence is MAEGPQQLLEVCGQRLSRFLSDAQHKHLAWLREVEEQGMRMLKSFRDEPMLLPKTPSQRRKLRKRQSSWMREENKELSRRRLSRRRSGVKLQSSSLSSQQCLRQEQPPSPGCEGQDVSVSSCAPGSQAAIAPQRPALPGRQPEESHLECQECPQGAAGGDAALPAVLGEQLPEVDAADELQEVPVLLAEQPGRDGEQDPRRASTSTPKAAQNGDPAALQGDASPRGLEALLFQDSPSKSAAQKSRTRRRSGLGAPRKSHRASLAEKCSLASRRENMIRRSISRARKAAARESSSASSRVSCQSSLEAFVEEDVTSSTRPELEPNSPREKAPGDVLVPSTSPRAASPPAQHLSPLEEQAGNAAGSHANPSSEPQKSQEQPHCAKPLESSSRIWMKGCKQALGVLWHGQQTGGKVLSPLDEKHKSLANQAPSTPSPASKAVRPLKNFLQGQGGGIKDFIKRNTPTRSHLKGDFVEKERQRLENLRKKQEAEEQRKKKVEEEKRQRQAEMKQKREERLRKALQARERAEQMEEKKKKRVEQKILQSDEKVREEKVAEERSKRKGSKKHGEAEARKQKSLRGEENEQQEPLQKRREDEVKERGKTVLELKNLLEQKQLGQAKERYPKQRGKEKPPQAQQEPAALAGKATKGKQSPKELPLGPGLEKRYEPPESFFPALNIWLQAEREADGQQQPREEKKPIPPAAPGTRPNKVKKSLSTSCLGSLKGAPEPASPPANENSYGLDLNSDDSTDDESNPRKPIPAWADGAQLQEAIVHQYYHPVDLDALFGAIPSPKLEDIFYKNKPRYFKRTSSAVWHSPPGPSCTLQS
- the LOC135303650 gene encoding inner centromere protein-like isoform X1, translated to MAEGPQQLLEVCGQRLSRFLSDAQHKHLAWLREVEEQGMRMLKSSFRDEPMLLPKTPSQRRKLRKRQSSWMREENKELSRRRLSRRRSGVKLQSSSLSSQQCLRQEQPPSPGCEGQDVSVSSCAPGSQAAIAPQRPALPGRQPEESHLECQECPQGAAGGDAALPAVLGEQLPEVDAADELQEVPVLLAEQPGRDGEQDPRRASTSTPKAAQNGDPAALQGDASPRGLEALLFQDSPSKSAAQKSRTRRRSGLGAPRKSHRASLAEKCSLASRRENMIRRSISRARKAAARESSSASSRVSCQSSLEAFVEEDVTSSTRPELEPNSPREKAPGDVLVPSTSPRAASPPAQHLSPLEEQAGNAAGSHANPSSEPQKSQEQPHCAKPLESSSRIWMKGCKQALGVLWHGQQTGGKVLSPLDEKHKSLANQAPSTPSPASKAVRPLKNFLQGQGGGIKDFIKRNTPTRSHLKGDFVEKERQRLENLRKKQEAEEQRKKKVEEEKRQRQAEMKQKREERLRKALQARERAEQMEEKKKKRVEQKILQSDEKVREEKVAEERSKRKGSKKHGEAEARKQKSLRGEENEQQEPLQKRREDEVKERGKTVLELKNLLEQKQLGQAKERYPKQRGKEKPPQAQQEPAALAGKATKGKQSPKELPLGPGLEKRYEPPESFFPALNIWLQAEREADGQQQPREEKKPIPPAAPGTRPNKVKKSLSTSCLGSLKGAPEPASPPANENSYGLDLNSDDSTDDESNPRKPIPAWADGAQLQEAIVHQYYHPVDLDALFGAIPSPKLEDIFYKNKPRYFKRTSSAVWHSPPGPSCTLQS